CCTGCAAGGGTACTGAGTGCTTGAGATTTCACGGCTAAGCCTGCAAGTCCTAACACAGCTCGATTATCCCCTTCCGCCGTTTCACAAGCGCTGAAGGTGAGCAATTCTATGGGATCTTCGTCTTGAAATAAGCTATCTAAATTATCCATGTTCAGGGGTTTATTTTCAAAATCGAGAATGAAGGTTTCTTGCCGGTTAGAACTAAATTTACCGTGAGTGGCGATATGCAGAACGGAAAAATTAGAGTTTTTCAGGCTTTTTGTCACCTTATTCCAAATAAAATTTTCATCGAGAAATAGTTTTTGATTTGAAAATGTTTTTTGAATTCCAACTAATTCTGCTTTGACAGCCGGCAAGTGATTGGGAAATCCATAACGAGGAGCATTGCTAGTTCTGCCGGCTAGTAATATTTTTAAATTTTGCCAAGAAAAATGCTTCAGATTCAGTTGTAGTAAGCCAGGAGATAGAGCAGTCACATAGTCTTTAACTAAATACTGTTTTTTTGCCTGATTGTAAAGAGCCGGCATTGGGATATTTCGCAGAGATCCATCTAACACAAATACTAATGTCTTAACATTTTTCTCGGCTAGCATAGATTCAGGCTGTTGCAGCAACCACTTATAAACTTCTTGAGAGTCCCGCTGAATCTGCTTTTCTGGTTTGTGTGGTTTTGCGGATAAGTTTGTACGAAGATTGTAAAGATTTTTTTCAACCTCTGATTTAGATATAAAACATGGATAATGCTTGATTGATTGGTCGGGAAAGGAGATAATAACTTCAATACGGTCATCTAAAATAATTGGATAAATGAGCGCGGCTGCTGGATCGAGGTTATGAATTTCTGCGAGTTTTTCTTCTAATGCTTGTTGGGTTTCTCCCACTGTTTTGAATTTTTGTACTCGATTAGATGGCAGCAGCCGGCACTTCAAATAAGTTTCTAATTCAGCCACTTGAAACAATTCCATAACACTGATAGCAGTTTTCAAGTTTTCAGTTTCTCCCGAACTCAACAGCAAATCGAATAACTGCCGATAGACAGGTTCTACTTTTTCTTGAAAGTCAAATTGAAAGTCAGATTTGATGCCGGCTAAGTTTAAATCGATGGCGACTAAATTCTGGCGGATATCTTGAAGAGAGTTGACAGCTTCAGTATAGGCAGTAATTGCACCGGATGTATCTCCTTGCGCTTTTAAGATTCGTCCTAACTGCCATTGCCACTGATAAGTAATATTTGAGGCAAAAATACTTTGAGATTTATTTAAACCGGCTTCTGTATATTTTCTAGCATTCACCCACATTTGATTTTGTTCATAAAACTTACCCAAGTAGCCAAGCGCGTATGCTTCTGATCGATCATCTTTTAAATCTTTTGCTTGTTGAATGGCTGTTCGTAAAAGCTGCTCAATTTCTTCATCGGTGGGAAAATTGAAAGACTTGGTTTTGAAATCAGAGACTTTAGCTAATTGTTTAAATTTAGTCAAATATTCTGCTAAAATTACTTGAGAATAAATACCTTGTCGGCTTGAGGCTAAATCACGAATCTGTGCATGAAGCTGAGGCAACAACTCATGAGCTTCTTCGAGTGCAGGTATCCAGTAATTTTTCCATTCTTTAACCTCTGCTATAATCAGAGAAAGGCTTACTAGCTGAAGAGACGCTTGGATGCTTGCTAGAGATGAAGTGGAGGCAGTTTCATTGGCTTGCCGGTAGAAGGCTTGAGCTTGCTGGTAAAATCCTAAAGCATTATTGTTGATTTTGGCAGAATCATTACAGTTTTCAGGAATCTTTAAAGGAGTGCTCTGCTGACCAAATACTATATTTTTATACTGCTCTCGATCTTTGTTACCTAAAATTCGGGCAGTATCCCCTAAGCTAAGAGAAATATTCGCAATAAGCTGTGGAGATTGTACCCGTTTAGCGACTGCTAAACCCTCGTTTAAAACGCACCAAGAATGGTCTAAATCGCCTACTTTTCTTAGAGAATTGCCTAAACTTAGTAAGCCAGTGAGCTTAACGGAATCAGGTTGATTATCTAAGGTTAATTTAACAGATTCTAACGTTTTTAATGACTGCCGATAATATCCTAAATCTTGTAAAGCTTGAGCTTGATTGATTAGACTGCCTATTTTGCCTTCTTCATCCCCAATTTTCTCATAAGTTTTTGTGGCTGATTGTAAAGTTTCCACAGCAACTTGCGGCTTTCCTTGGGCTAATTGGAACCGCCCCAAAGTAGTGAGAGTTCGCGCCAAAATAGGCAATTTGTCTGGAGATTTATGGGAATCTAAAAGATTAAGACTTTTGAAAATTGCTTCCTCCGCCGGCTGCCATTGATCTAATTGCTGATATACTAGCGAAAGATAATTCAAGACTAAAGCTTGATTCAGGGGACTTTCGGAAAATTCTTGTAGCGCTTTTTCCCAAAAATCTGCTGCCTCTGCAAACCGTTCAGCTTTATAAGCATCTATGCCTTGTTGCAACAGAATTTCTGCTGAAGGTTGGGGGCTGATTGCTATTAAACAGAGGTTTTGAATGTCTGTACAATTAGATTCAATATTTAAGGCCGGCTTCTCAATCCTTCCATGCACTCGCAGGGGTACACTCAGCGTTAAAATTAGCCCTAATATTGCGATGATAAGAAATCTAAATTTCTGGCTCATAAAAGATTGATCAGCGTCAAACAAGACAGATTTTTTTACCCAAAATTTGTTTAAGTTAATCAGTGGATGATTCTCCCGTTAATAAGTTTCTTAAAATCTGATCTTAAGCATCTGGTGGGTTAGACACCTATTTTGTCTCTCTCCCCCTCTACTTCCTAGTCCCTTTTCCATCACAACCGGCAGATGTTTGCCAAGGAGTGTGGGGTGTGGCAACCGGCACATCGGCAGTGAGAACAATATTGCCATTCCCATCCTTCACCCAGCCTTGAGCCTCCACAAGGGTATCGGGCGCAGCCGTGCGGGGTGGGGTGATTTCAGCAACCAAGGCGGTTTCAAGCGGCTTCAGAGGGCGTAAATCATCCCAAAATGCGTTGCTAGCCAGCGCCTCACTGGGTTCAGGAGGTAAACCCCCTGTGCCGGTGTTAATAAACCGGCTGGCATTTCCATCACTTTCACAACCGAGCACAATCAACCTTTCAGCATTCACAAAATTAGCTGGCAAATCAATTAATCCAGCATTTAAGTTAACTTCTAAAAGATCAATTTCTACAATGCCATTAAATTGAACGCCCAGTTCACTCGTGGCAGTAATATCACTGGTTGCTAGGTTTTGTCGTAGCCGGTAGGCAGTGCCAAAAATTCCTTGAGCATCGATAAAAACTTGACCGCCTCTGCCTTGTTGTGCGTCGGCTGTGATATCACTGTTTTCCAAAGCGGCTAAGGTGCCGGTTGTGATCCGAATATTACCGCCATCACTGTTGCCGGCATCTGTGGCAATATTGCTCCCTCGACGTAACTGGATGTCATTTGATTGAATTAGAATATTGCCAAAATCACCAGCTCCAGTTCTTGCCCTAATACTGCCATTATCCAGATAAATAGAATTGGCTATGATTTCTAAGTTTCCTGCATTTCCTGTCCTTTCCCCGCTGACACTAATTCTGGCTCCATCTCGGACAACTAAACGCCCCGTCTCAATCTTAATGTTGCCAGCATTACCTACGTTTTCAACTCCAAATTCTTGAGAACTGCTTAATAAACCACTGACTCTACTCTTATCTACAGAAGTCCCACTCAATTCTATTGATTCTGAAGCTTTTATGTACAAATTCCCACCCCCGCCCCTACCAAAAGTTGCAGTTTGTATTTGCCCTCCATTCCTAACAATTAATTGCTTAGTCTCAATTCTCAGATCGCCGGCTGAATTAAAACTATTTGTAACAGCTCCAAAATTGCTAGTAGCAATAACTGAAAAATTTCCCATTACTTCGACTTTATCTAAAGCATTAATTGTTAATTTTCCAGCCAATCCTTCACCAGTAGTATTAGTCTTGATCAGCCCATTGTTACGAACACCCAAGCGCTTTGTATTAATAATTAAATTTCCAGCGTCTGCCGAACTAAAGGACTCAGATGAGATTGCACTCAAACCTAATGCGATTGGCCGTAAAAAGCCATTTATTGGTATAAAAATGGGTTCCCCTGGTGAAATCACTTCTACTGATTCAGCCGCATTTACCGTTATATTTCCTCCTCTCCCTTCGCCTAAGCTGCTAGTTGCCAACACGCCCCCCTCAAGGAGGTTTAACCGTGTTGTGGTAATTGTCAAATCTCCTGAAGCTTTGGGTCCACCTGTACCCGTGAGCAATCCAGCATTTACAATATTGACTGACTCAGTTGCGTTGACACTCAACGCTCCACCTTCCCCCTGATTGAAAGTAGAGGATAAAACTAAGGCTCCATTCTCGGCTGTAAACCGGCTCGTTTTAATCGTTAAGTTTCCTGAGTTGCCGGCACCAAAGCTTGCAGTAAAAATACCATCACGGATATTATTGGAGTCAAATGTTCTATTCAAGATCGAGAGTAAAGTTTCTATAAAATTTCCGCTTCCTGTTAGGTGTACGGATTCGGAAGCTCGCACGGTTAAATCTCCGCTAGAACCGGCACCCGCAGTCAGACTAGACACAAATGCACCGTTTTGCACAAGAAATCGCTCGGCTTCAATAACAATGCCGCCTCCGTTATTCAGTCCTAGCGTATTGGAAATAATGGCCGATCCATCAGTGAGATTTATCTGCCTTCCTCGTACCTGAATTGCACCGCCACCTGCGCCACTGGTATTAACAACAGATTGTCTCAACAATTGAATATCTTTAAAAGCCTGAACATCTTCATATCCCAAAGCAATTCCTGTTTCTGTTGGGATGAGTCTGATCAAAGATTGCTCACCAACACTGCCTAATTCAATTTGCCCTTGAGGTGCTGTTAGATGTCCGCCGTCTAAAGTTACATTCCCGCCCAAAAGCGCTAAAGTTTCACCGGCATTCACTTGCAAACCCACAACTTGCTCACCAACTTTGGCAACGGATTGATTGACAATGCTCCCATTTGATGAATTGCCAAATTGTAAGCCAACCGGCACATTAATGGTTAATAAAGGCGACGATTGGGGTTCCTTCGCACTAAAAAAGCTGCCGTCTTTAAAATTAATCTGGTCTGCTGTACTGGCAAAAAATGAGCCACCAATATTTAATGAAGCGTTGGGGCCAAAAATAATTCCATTGGGATTGATTAGAAATAGATTAGCGGTGCCATTGGCGCGAATTAAGCCATTAAGGTTAGAAAGATTCTTGCCGGTAACTCTGCCAAAGATATTTTCAACAGTTAGGGCGTTATTGAAATAAGCTTGATTGCCCGCCGGCAAAGAAAATGAGCTGAAGCTGTGAAACAAATTACCCCCTGCAGCCGTACCGCCGGTGATCACTGAGGTATTGCCATCAGGCGTGACAACAGAATTAACCGGCAGCGTCCCATCGGGAACGATTTGTGCAGTTATGTGAGTATTTGTATAAGAGCACAGCGCTATACTGCTCACAAGTGAGAACAGATAAGCACCTCTTTTCATAAAATACCTGCAAATAATGAGCAGCTAATCTATGTTATCCGTTTCAGGAACCGCACAAGACAGGGAAAGAGTGTTTTGAGTGCCCCATGCCCAATCCCCCATGCCCAATCCCCCATGCCCCATGCCCCATGCCCCAATCCCCACAGATATTTTTGCAACCTGAGCTATGGGGTTTAAATGTACTCTAGACTCGATCCGGTAGAATTGTTGTCACCGGCATTTACCCTTAAGCCACCTGAGTTGTCATGCGTTTACCCATACCCCTTGGGACTGTCTTGCAAAATCGCTACTATTTAATCGACCTTCTCGGTCTTAGGGGATTTGGCCGCACGTATTTGGCCAAAGACCTAGAACGCGACAGCGAGTTGTGTGCGCTCAAAGAATTGATTCCCGAAGGGGTTGCCGATCAATCCGAATTTTACGAACGCTTCCGAGAGCAAGTCTTTGCCTTATTTCGCATTCGCCACCCGCAAATTCCCCAGTTCCGTACCACTTTTGAGCAGGACAACCGTCTGTTTCTCGTTCAAGACTACATAGAGGGGAAAAGCT
Above is a genomic segment from Microcoleus sp. FACHB-68 containing:
- a CDS encoding CHAT domain-containing protein; its protein translation is MSQKFRFLIIAILGLILTLSVPLRVHGRIEKPALNIESNCTDIQNLCLIAISPQPSAEILLQQGIDAYKAERFAEAADFWEKALQEFSESPLNQALVLNYLSLVYQQLDQWQPAEEAIFKSLNLLDSHKSPDKLPILARTLTTLGRFQLAQGKPQVAVETLQSATKTYEKIGDEEGKIGSLINQAQALQDLGYYRQSLKTLESVKLTLDNQPDSVKLTGLLSLGNSLRKVGDLDHSWCVLNEGLAVAKRVQSPQLIANISLSLGDTARILGNKDREQYKNIVFGQQSTPLKIPENCNDSAKINNNALGFYQQAQAFYRQANETASTSSLASIQASLQLVSLSLIIAEVKEWKNYWIPALEEAHELLPQLHAQIRDLASSRQGIYSQVILAEYLTKFKQLAKVSDFKTKSFNFPTDEEIEQLLRTAIQQAKDLKDDRSEAYALGYLGKFYEQNQMWVNARKYTEAGLNKSQSIFASNITYQWQWQLGRILKAQGDTSGAITAYTEAVNSLQDIRQNLVAIDLNLAGIKSDFQFDFQEKVEPVYRQLFDLLLSSGETENLKTAISVMELFQVAELETYLKCRLLPSNRVQKFKTVGETQQALEEKLAEIHNLDPAAALIYPIILDDRIEVIISFPDQSIKHYPCFISKSEVEKNLYNLRTNLSAKPHKPEKQIQRDSQEVYKWLLQQPESMLAEKNVKTLVFVLDGSLRNIPMPALYNQAKKQYLVKDYVTALSPGLLQLNLKHFSWQNLKILLAGRTSNAPRYGFPNHLPAVKAELVGIQKTFSNQKLFLDENFIWNKVTKSLKNSNFSVLHIATHGKFSSNRQETFILDFENKPLNMDNLDSLFQDEDPIELLTFSACETAEGDNRAVLGLAGLAVKSQALSTLAGLWQLDDNFSAKLMIQFYEQLKTSGTKAKALNAAQQTLLQESSEFKHPSFWAPYIIVGNWL
- a CDS encoding S-layer family protein is translated as MKRGAYLFSLVSSIALCSYTNTHITAQIVPDGTLPVNSVVTPDGNTSVITGGTAAGGNLFHSFSSFSLPAGNQAYFNNALTVENIFGRVTGKNLSNLNGLIRANGTANLFLINPNGIIFGPNASLNIGGSFFASTADQINFKDGSFFSAKEPQSSPLLTINVPVGLQFGNSSNGSIVNQSVAKVGEQVVGLQVNAGETLALLGGNVTLDGGHLTAPQGQIELGSVGEQSLIRLIPTETGIALGYEDVQAFKDIQLLRQSVVNTSGAGGGAIQVRGRQINLTDGSAIISNTLGLNNGGGIVIEAERFLVQNGAFVSSLTAGAGSSGDLTVRASESVHLTGSGNFIETLLSILNRTFDSNNIRDGIFTASFGAGNSGNLTIKTSRFTAENGALVLSSTFNQGEGGALSVNATESVNIVNAGLLTGTGGPKASGDLTITTTRLNLLEGGVLATSSLGEGRGGNITVNAAESVEVISPGEPIFIPINGFLRPIALGLSAISSESFSSADAGNLIINTKRLGVRNNGLIKTNTTGEGLAGKLTINALDKVEVMGNFSVIATSNFGAVTNSFNSAGDLRIETKQLIVRNGGQIQTATFGRGGGGNLYIKASESIELSGTSVDKSRVSGLLSSSQEFGVENVGNAGNIKIETGRLVVRDGARISVSGERTGNAGNLEIIANSIYLDNGSIRARTGAGDFGNILIQSNDIQLRRGSNIATDAGNSDGGNIRITTGTLAALENSDITADAQQGRGGQVFIDAQGIFGTAYRLRQNLATSDITATSELGVQFNGIVEIDLLEVNLNAGLIDLPANFVNAERLIVLGCESDGNASRFINTGTGGLPPEPSEALASNAFWDDLRPLKPLETALVAEITPPRTAAPDTLVEAQGWVKDGNGNIVLTADVPVATPHTPWQTSAGCDGKGTRK